From one Paenibacillus sp. FSL K6-1330 genomic stretch:
- a CDS encoding class I SAM-dependent methyltransferase, with protein sequence MNPWNERFKGEDYVFGTEPNVFIADMHKKLALTGDALAIAEGEGRNAVFLAREGMNVTVWDYAESGLNKANKLAEASGVEIRSELVDLHDAKWTKEQWDEIICVFGHFPKALRTRTLEGVKRAVKPGGYFLTEVYSPYQIPYRSGGPQDQQFLYVPEDFLETFAEWRIVHFFMGEVIRQEGQGHQGLSHVIQFAGQKPLMK encoded by the coding sequence ATGAATCCATGGAATGAACGGTTTAAGGGGGAAGATTACGTATTTGGAACAGAACCGAATGTATTTATAGCCGATATGCATAAGAAGTTGGCATTAACGGGGGATGCGCTGGCGATCGCGGAGGGGGAAGGGCGGAATGCGGTGTTCCTGGCACGGGAAGGCATGAACGTAACCGTATGGGATTATGCGGAGTCCGGCCTTAATAAAGCCAATAAACTGGCTGAAGCCAGCGGCGTTGAGATTCGCTCTGAGCTTGTGGATCTGCACGATGCGAAGTGGACGAAGGAGCAATGGGATGAGATTATTTGTGTGTTTGGACATTTTCCCAAGGCATTGAGAACGAGGACTTTAGAAGGCGTGAAGAGAGCGGTGAAGCCGGGAGGATATTTCCTCACCGAAGTGTATTCACCGTACCAGATTCCTTATCGCAGCGGGGGGCCGCAAGATCAGCAGTTTTTATACGTACCTGAGGATTTCCTCGAAACTTTTGCCGAATGGCGGATTGTCCATTTTTTCATGGGTGAGGTCATCAGGCAGGAAGGGCAGGGGCATCAAGGTTTGTCTCATGTCATTCAGTTTGCGGGACAAAAGCCGCTGATGAAATGA
- a CDS encoding MBL fold metallo-hydrolase, with the protein MTVREMKVQEVAMKAIQKESLFILDVRNPSDFEDWKIEGERIQHLNIPYFDLIDGVEDILDRIPSDQEVLVVCAKEGSSVMVAEMLAEHGRNVAYLKGGMKAWSEHLVPLKVGNLADGGALYQFVRIGKGCLSYMAVSNGEAALFDPTRMTEVYLEFAESIDAEIKHVFDTHLHADHISGGRMIAEQTGAVYWLPPKDAGEVVYKYEPLEDGNEVMIGSTRIRIEALHSPGHTIGSTSFVIDDQYLLTGDILFIDSIGRPDLAGLAEDWVSDLRETLYARYTELSDDLIVLPAHFMIMEELNEDGTVAKKLGELYRENHGLNITDEAEFRTIVTKNLPPQPNSYQEIRQTNMGKLNPDTDRQREMEIGPNRCAVR; encoded by the coding sequence ATGACAGTAAGAGAAATGAAAGTACAAGAGGTGGCCATGAAGGCGATTCAGAAAGAGAGCCTGTTCATATTGGACGTAAGGAACCCTTCGGATTTCGAAGATTGGAAGATTGAAGGCGAACGAATTCAGCATTTGAATATCCCTTACTTTGATTTGATTGACGGGGTGGAAGATATTCTTGATCGGATTCCGTCCGATCAAGAAGTACTCGTAGTATGCGCCAAGGAAGGATCGTCGGTGATGGTGGCTGAGATGTTGGCCGAGCACGGCCGGAATGTCGCGTACTTGAAAGGCGGAATGAAAGCCTGGAGTGAACACCTTGTACCACTGAAAGTCGGCAACTTGGCAGACGGCGGCGCGCTTTATCAGTTCGTTCGAATAGGAAAAGGCTGTTTGTCTTATATGGCGGTATCGAACGGGGAAGCAGCATTGTTTGACCCAACCCGCATGACGGAGGTTTATCTTGAATTTGCTGAGAGCATTGATGCAGAAATTAAACATGTGTTTGATACCCATCTGCATGCGGACCATATTTCCGGTGGTCGAATGATTGCCGAGCAGACGGGGGCAGTTTACTGGCTTCCGCCGAAGGATGCCGGCGAGGTGGTGTATAAGTACGAACCGCTGGAGGATGGTAACGAGGTGATGATTGGCAGCACAAGAATCCGTATTGAAGCGCTCCATTCCCCGGGGCATACCATTGGCTCCACTTCGTTTGTTATCGATGATCAGTACCTGCTGACAGGCGATATTTTGTTTATCGATTCCATTGGCCGCCCGGACCTGGCAGGTCTTGCAGAGGATTGGGTTAGCGATTTGCGGGAGACGCTTTATGCCCGTTATACCGAATTATCTGATGATTTGATCGTGCTGCCAGCCCATTTTATGATCATGGAAGAACTGAATGAGGACGGAACGGTTGCGAAGAAACTTGGGGAACTTTACCGGGAAAACCATGGTCTGAATATAACCGATGAAGCAGAGTTCCGAACGATAGTAACGAAGAATCTGCCGCCACAGCCTAATAGCTATCAGGAAATCCGTCAAACGAACATGGGGAAATTGAATCCTGACACGGACCGGCAGCGCGAGATGGAGATCGGACCGAATCGGTGTGCGGTGCGTTAA
- a CDS encoding sulfite exporter TauE/SafE family protein: protein MNITFIITIFLIGFIGSYISGMVGIGGSIIKYPMLLYIPPLFGLAAFTAHEVSGISAVQVFFATIGGVWAYRKGGYLNKTLIIYMGSAILLGSFIGGFGSKMMSEGGINLIYGILALIAAVMMFIPNKGVDDIPLDQVKFNKWLAAGLALAVGIGAGIVGAAGAFLLVPIMLVVLKIPTRMTIATSLAITFISSIGSTVGKLTTGQVDYIPALIMVVASLIASPLGAAAGKKMNTKILQIILAVLIMATAIKIWLDIL from the coding sequence CTGAATATAACCTTCATTATCACGATATTTTTAATCGGATTCATTGGCTCATATATTTCCGGAATGGTTGGGATTGGCGGCTCGATTATCAAATACCCGATGCTGCTGTATATCCCGCCGCTGTTCGGTCTTGCGGCATTCACGGCACATGAAGTGTCGGGTATAAGCGCCGTACAGGTATTCTTTGCCACGATCGGCGGCGTTTGGGCGTACCGTAAGGGCGGATATCTGAACAAGACGCTTATTATCTATATGGGGTCAGCCATATTGCTGGGCAGCTTTATCGGCGGCTTCGGCTCCAAGATGATGAGTGAAGGCGGTATCAACCTCATCTACGGAATACTGGCACTTATTGCAGCCGTTATGATGTTCATCCCGAACAAGGGGGTGGACGATATCCCGCTGGATCAGGTCAAGTTCAATAAATGGCTCGCCGCTGGACTGGCTCTTGCGGTCGGAATCGGAGCCGGTATCGTCGGAGCGGCGGGAGCGTTTCTGCTCGTTCCGATCATGCTGGTTGTATTGAAAATACCGACACGGATGACCATTGCAACCTCGCTTGCGATCACCTTTATCTCATCCATCGGTTCAACGGTAGGCAAGCTGACGACGGGACAAGTGGATTATATCCCTGCCCTCATCATGGTTGTTGCCAGTCTCATCGCTTCGCCGCTTGGAGCAGCCGCAGGAAAGAAGATGAACACGAAGATCCTGCAGATCATTTTGGCTGTGCTGATCATGGCAACGGCTATCAAAATTTGGCTGGACATCCTATGA
- a CDS encoding sulfatase — protein MRVLLLDLDSTRPDHLGCYGYHRNTSPNIDRIAAEGVRFDNYYTSDAPCFPSRTALMTGKFGIHNGVVGHGGTAADVRHEGMTRDFRDKLGSESFPAIFRRAGMKTALISPFGERHSAWTFYAGFNEMYNTGKGGLESAEEVSPVVLDWLDRNADEDNWMLYVNFWDPHTPYRAPQSLGNPFEHAPLPDWITEEVLQEHQKKVGPHGVNEINMYNSEVSPDFPRHPGEIRTMEDLRTMVDGYDCGIRHMDEHIGAIFELLENKGVMDDLIVIITADHGENMGELGIYGEHGTADQGTCRIPMIIRGPGIMKGISDRNLHYHLDLLPTMAEYLNVAPVRSWDGISYAKSLRSGKGSGREYLVVSQCAHVCQRSVRFGEWLYIRTYHDGYHLFDKEMLFHITEDVHEQDNRAAQRPDLCREAVYLLNEWHDHMMSTMPYDVDPLWTVMKEGGPYHAKGHLPRYIERLKNTGRGEAVPELMRRHPQEFV, from the coding sequence ATGAGAGTATTATTACTGGATTTGGATTCGACCAGGCCGGATCATTTAGGCTGTTATGGCTATCATCGGAATACGTCGCCGAATATTGACCGAATCGCGGCGGAAGGCGTGCGTTTTGACAATTACTATACCTCGGATGCTCCATGTTTTCCTTCAAGAACCGCATTAATGACGGGGAAGTTTGGCATTCATAACGGTGTTGTGGGTCATGGAGGCACGGCTGCTGATGTCCGGCATGAAGGCATGACCAGGGACTTCCGCGACAAGCTGGGGTCGGAGAGTTTTCCCGCTATATTCCGCCGGGCCGGCATGAAAACCGCCTTGATCAGTCCGTTTGGAGAACGACATTCCGCCTGGACCTTCTACGCGGGCTTCAATGAAATGTATAATACAGGTAAGGGCGGCTTGGAGTCGGCAGAAGAAGTATCTCCAGTCGTGCTGGATTGGCTGGATCGTAATGCCGATGAAGATAACTGGATGCTCTATGTGAACTTCTGGGATCCGCACACACCATATCGCGCACCCCAGTCTCTGGGAAATCCTTTCGAACATGCGCCGCTTCCCGATTGGATTACCGAAGAGGTGCTTCAGGAGCATCAGAAGAAGGTTGGCCCGCATGGGGTGAACGAAATTAACATGTATAATAGTGAAGTTTCCCCTGATTTTCCGCGTCATCCCGGAGAGATCAGGACGATGGAGGATTTGCGGACGATGGTGGATGGCTATGATTGCGGCATTCGGCATATGGACGAGCACATCGGCGCCATTTTTGAATTGCTGGAGAACAAGGGAGTAATGGATGATCTGATCGTTATCATTACAGCGGATCATGGCGAGAACATGGGAGAGCTTGGGATTTATGGTGAACATGGCACAGCGGATCAGGGAACCTGCCGCATCCCGATGATTATCCGGGGACCTGGCATCATGAAAGGGATATCGGATCGCAATCTCCACTATCATCTGGATCTTCTGCCTACGATGGCGGAATATTTGAACGTTGCACCGGTTCGAAGCTGGGATGGCATCAGTTATGCGAAGAGCCTGCGAAGCGGAAAAGGCAGCGGCAGGGAGTATTTGGTGGTCTCTCAATGCGCCCATGTCTGTCAGCGAAGCGTGCGGTTTGGAGAATGGCTCTACATTCGAACATATCATGACGGCTATCATCTGTTTGACAAAGAAATGCTGTTCCATATCACCGAGGATGTCCACGAGCAAGACAATCGGGCAGCCCAAAGACCGGATCTTTGCAGAGAGGCCGTATACCTTCTGAATGAATGGCATGATCATATGATGTCAACGATGCCATATGACGTGGACCCGTTGTGGACGGTCATGAAGGAGGGAGGACCTTACCATGCCAAAGGTCATCTGCCCCGGTATATCGAACGTTTGAAGAACACAGGCCGCGGGGAAGCCGTTCCGGAATTGATGCGCCGCCACCCGCAGGAATTCGTATAA
- a CDS encoding AraC family transcriptional regulator gives MIQLMSVNFDDYIPNWRTQLETIEYNVLVVVREGKVKYEINGEEIIAEKEDVLFIPRTTRRSGSNWNGIPHQKHTILFTLDHQGSTGIPFLDAGQCMKFNLSHIQYAYHRCERLYEEMRGGKSYRTMICQGIMQELIGTLARELEKTELAPSKRNYADTIKSFLLEHYREPIEIDGLAKLIHRSPSYAAALFKEVYGLSPIRYMHQLRVLEACSLLLHSDMTIAHIAHYLGYYDTSYFYRMFKKYTGLSPSDYVQQGDQSDVSKLFI, from the coding sequence ATGATCCAATTGATGAGCGTAAATTTTGATGATTACATTCCGAATTGGCGGACACAGCTGGAGACGATTGAGTACAATGTTCTGGTTGTGGTTAGAGAAGGCAAAGTGAAATATGAGATCAACGGGGAAGAAATCATTGCCGAAAAAGAAGACGTGCTCTTTATTCCCCGAACGACGCGCCGCAGCGGCAGCAACTGGAATGGCATTCCCCATCAGAAACATACCATTCTCTTTACATTGGATCATCAAGGTTCCACAGGCATTCCATTTTTGGATGCGGGTCAATGCATGAAATTCAATCTATCCCATATCCAATATGCCTACCATCGTTGCGAGCGTTTGTACGAGGAAATGCGGGGAGGCAAAAGCTACCGCACCATGATCTGTCAGGGCATTATGCAGGAGCTCATCGGCACGTTGGCCCGTGAACTTGAGAAAACCGAGCTGGCACCCAGCAAACGTAACTACGCGGATACCATCAAATCGTTTCTGTTGGAGCATTACCGCGAACCTATCGAAATCGATGGATTAGCGAAGCTAATCCATCGCTCTCCGAGCTATGCTGCAGCCCTCTTCAAAGAGGTCTACGGTCTTTCCCCGATTCGGTATATGCATCAGCTGCGCGTGCTGGAAGCGTGCAGCCTGCTGCTACATTCGGACATGACGATCGCCCATATCGCCCACTATTTGGGTTATTATGACACGTCCTATTTTTATCGGATGTTTAAAAAATACACCGGCCTGTCACCCTCCGACTATGTGCAGCAGGGCGATCAGTCCGATGTATCCAAGCTCTTCATCTGA
- a CDS encoding sulfurtransferase TusA family protein, with the protein MTAIESNVKLDAKGLACPMPIVRTKKVMKDLEAGQVLEVEATDKGSKADMKAWAESTGHQYLGTIEEGDVLKHYLRKASGEETAERTYPHVADHAQLEEKLQSGAPIVVLDVREAAEFAFEHIPNAVSMPLGELDKRMDELNKQDEIYVICRTGTRSDMAAQKLAANGFTGIVNVVPGMSGWGGQTKSLND; encoded by the coding sequence ATGACAGCAATTGAATCCAATGTAAAGCTTGACGCAAAAGGGCTGGCATGCCCGATGCCCATCGTCCGCACGAAAAAGGTGATGAAGGATCTGGAAGCGGGTCAAGTGCTGGAGGTGGAGGCAACCGACAAAGGGTCCAAGGCCGACATGAAGGCATGGGCTGAAAGCACAGGACACCAATATCTCGGAACGATTGAAGAGGGTGATGTTCTGAAGCACTATTTGCGCAAAGCTTCCGGAGAAGAAACGGCAGAACGAACCTATCCGCATGTAGCGGATCATGCACAGCTGGAAGAGAAACTGCAGTCCGGTGCACCAATCGTTGTTCTGGATGTGAGGGAAGCGGCGGAATTTGCCTTTGAGCATATTCCGAATGCGGTATCCATGCCGCTTGGTGAACTGGATAAACGTATGGATGAACTGAACAAACAGGATGAGATCTACGTCATCTGTCGTACCGGAACCCGCAGTGACATGGCAGCTCAAAAGCTTGCAGCTAACGGCTTTACAGGCATTGTGAACGTCGTGCCGGGCATGAGCGGTTGGGGTGGACAAACGAAGAGCTTGAACGATTGA